In Thermosynechococcus sichuanensis E542, a single genomic region encodes these proteins:
- a CDS encoding 5'-nucleotidase — protein sequence MGYPIEKKLVIAVASSALFDLGEADEVFRNEGTEKYRQFQRERKYDVLPKGVAFPFIRRFLNLNRAYPEQEPVEVVLLSRNDPDTGQRVFYSIQHYGLNITRAAFLGGKSPHPYIPAFNVSLFLSANATDVQQAIAAGYPAGMVIRSPITDYEEDAELRIAFDFDGVLADDEAEAVFRHGDLEQFQAHELQKANIPHNPGPLSDLFKKLAAFQQLEMAKEQQDASYQRLLRIAIVTARNILASERVVTTLNSWGVMPDETFFLGGMEKLRVLKQLKPHIFFDDQLTHLESAAGSIPSVHVPFGVRNCDILPH from the coding sequence ATGGGATACCCAATTGAGAAGAAATTAGTGATTGCCGTGGCCTCCAGTGCCCTCTTTGACTTGGGGGAAGCGGATGAGGTCTTTCGCAATGAGGGTACCGAAAAGTACCGCCAATTTCAACGGGAAAGGAAATACGATGTGCTGCCCAAAGGGGTGGCGTTTCCTTTTATTCGTCGCTTCTTGAATCTCAACCGCGCCTATCCAGAACAAGAACCCGTCGAGGTGGTGCTCCTTTCCAGAAATGACCCGGATACAGGTCAGCGGGTTTTCTACTCCATCCAACACTATGGCCTGAACATTACCCGCGCCGCATTTTTGGGCGGAAAATCCCCCCATCCCTACATTCCCGCCTTTAATGTGTCTCTGTTTCTTTCGGCCAATGCAACGGATGTGCAGCAGGCGATCGCTGCCGGGTATCCAGCGGGCATGGTGATTCGATCGCCCATTACCGATTACGAGGAGGATGCTGAGTTACGCATTGCCTTTGACTTTGACGGCGTGCTAGCGGATGACGAGGCTGAAGCTGTCTTTCGCCACGGGGATCTTGAGCAATTTCAAGCCCATGAACTGCAAAAGGCCAATATTCCCCACAATCCGGGGCCATTGAGCGATCTTTTTAAGAAACTGGCAGCCTTTCAACAGTTAGAAATGGCAAAAGAGCAGCAGGATGCCAGCTATCAGCGGCTGTTGCGGATTGCGATTGTGACGGCACGCAATATCCTTGCTAGTGAACGGGTGGTTACCACCCTCAATAGTTGGGGCGTCATGCCTGATGAAACCTTTTTCCTTGGCGGTATGGAGAAATTACGGGTGCTCAAGCAACTCAAGCCGCATATTTTCTTTGATGATCAACTGACCCATCTAGAATCAGCAGCGGGTTCAATTCCCTCAGTACATGTCCCCTTTGGTGTTCGCAACTGTGACATTCTCCCTCACTAA
- a CDS encoding tetratricopeptide repeat protein: MGIFGWRTASPLKKAWQLYQQQHWSGAQQYARQMIEENPQPEAYYLLGLIAEQLAQPLEAQKAYEKAIALDPWYAPAHYRLAIVLHDLLEQPRAALPHYQRALEVKPEWVEAHSNLGNAYLDLGETERAIACYQKALSLNPDLPTTLYNLGLCLHAQGNLTEASACYEQSLYLEPGQADVHNNLGSVYLELKNYAAAIRQFQAALSANPELLAAHYNLGYALHLQGNLAAARDRYQEVLLREHKHQQALLQLGQICLSEADFTGAISYYQRCLSLAPLNSTAHAGLATALLETGDPQAALHHFRQAVALDPDAVEVRLNFALVLLMLGRFREGWEEYEWRWQQPSGGLRTYPQPRWQGQSLEGKTLFVYSEQGLGDCIQFVRLLPLMAQRAQRVIFAAYPPLVRLCQMLPGIDVISTEETPPPFDYHTPLLSLPRYLGIDKDHFPKFKPYFPLPAHPPQSIFNVAKPRIGLVWASHSQARTRAQRSCPLEYLLPLLREFDVQWYSLQKERSPAEAEQLRQAGVIDCQSYMGDFLDTAFLIQQLDAVVTIDTAVAHLAGALGKPLWILLPFVADWRWLWQGSRSPWYPSAQLIRQPQRGDWQGAIAQLRTALQSQYQRVSNGIPN; the protein is encoded by the coding sequence GTGGGTATCTTTGGATGGCGAACCGCCTCGCCGCTAAAAAAGGCTTGGCAACTCTATCAACAACAGCACTGGAGCGGAGCACAGCAGTATGCACGCCAGATGATTGAGGAAAACCCACAGCCAGAAGCCTACTATCTATTGGGCTTGATCGCTGAACAACTGGCACAGCCCCTTGAAGCACAAAAAGCCTACGAAAAGGCGATCGCCCTTGATCCTTGGTATGCCCCTGCCCATTATCGGCTCGCTATTGTTCTCCATGATCTGCTTGAGCAACCAAGGGCGGCTCTTCCCCACTATCAACGTGCCCTTGAAGTCAAGCCAGAGTGGGTGGAAGCCCATAGCAACTTAGGGAATGCCTATCTGGATTTGGGAGAGACGGAGCGGGCGATCGCCTGCTACCAAAAAGCTCTCTCCTTGAATCCCGACTTGCCCACCACCCTGTATAACTTGGGTCTCTGTCTGCACGCCCAAGGCAATCTCACCGAAGCCAGTGCCTGCTATGAACAGTCGCTGTATCTCGAACCCGGCCAAGCCGATGTCCACAACAATTTGGGTAGTGTCTATCTCGAACTGAAAAACTATGCAGCAGCGATTCGCCAGTTTCAGGCAGCCTTGAGTGCTAATCCAGAACTGCTAGCAGCCCACTACAATCTGGGGTACGCTTTGCATCTACAGGGCAACCTCGCAGCGGCGCGCGATCGCTACCAAGAAGTGCTGCTACGAGAACATAAGCATCAACAGGCACTCCTGCAACTGGGGCAAATTTGCCTCAGCGAAGCGGACTTTACTGGAGCGATCAGTTACTACCAACGCTGTCTGAGTCTTGCCCCCCTCAACAGTACGGCCCATGCCGGGTTGGCCACCGCGCTTCTGGAAACGGGAGATCCGCAAGCTGCCCTGCACCACTTTCGCCAAGCGGTCGCCCTAGACCCTGATGCTGTGGAGGTGCGGCTCAACTTTGCCCTTGTACTCCTAATGCTGGGACGTTTCCGAGAGGGATGGGAGGAGTATGAATGGCGTTGGCAGCAACCCAGCGGCGGATTGCGCACCTATCCTCAACCCCGTTGGCAAGGCCAATCCCTAGAGGGGAAAACCCTCTTTGTCTATAGTGAGCAGGGGCTAGGGGATTGCATTCAGTTTGTGCGCTTACTGCCCTTGATGGCGCAGCGTGCCCAACGGGTGATTTTTGCTGCTTATCCACCTCTGGTACGCCTTTGTCAAATGTTGCCGGGGATTGATGTAATCAGCACCGAGGAGACGCCTCCCCCCTTTGATTACCATACCCCCTTGCTGAGCCTGCCCCGCTACTTGGGCATTGATAAAGACCATTTTCCCAAGTTCAAGCCCTATTTCCCGTTGCCTGCCCACCCACCCCAAAGCATTTTTAATGTTGCCAAACCCCGGATTGGTTTAGTCTGGGCCAGCCATAGTCAAGCGCGCACTAGGGCTCAGCGGTCTTGTCCCCTTGAGTATCTCCTACCGCTGTTGCGAGAGTTTGATGTGCAATGGTATAGCCTGCAAAAGGAGCGATCGCCCGCAGAGGCGGAACAACTACGGCAGGCGGGCGTGATTGACTGCCAGTCCTACATGGGGGATTTTCTGGATACAGCGTTTTTAATCCAGCAGTTGGATGCCGTGGTAACGATTGATACAGCGGTGGCACACTTGGCGGGTGCCCTAGGAAAGCCCCTGTGGATATTGCTACCCTTTGTGGCGGATTGGCGGTGGCTCTGGCAGGGATCGCGATCGCCTTGGTATCCTTCGGCACAGTTAATTCGTCAGCCCCAGCGGGGCGATTGGCAGGGGGCGATCGCCCAATTACGGACTGCTCTTCAATCCCAGTATCAAAGAGTCAGCAATGGGATACCCAATTGA
- a CDS encoding glycosyl transferase, which yields MARPTLYVAITNHGFGHVARTTALVNAIRRQVPDLLPLIVTAAPYWLLQANLEGEFIHRPRALDLGVVQADSLHMDLAATRAKLLELQAAAPELIRAEADFIRQNQAQLVLADIPPLAGAIAQAAGVPCWMVSNFGWDFIYRSFGDDFTEIADWVSDLYRRCDRLFQLPFAEPLNAFSHKEPVGLTGAEPRFEPEELRQRLGLATPRDRTVLLTFGGLSLQAIPYEALKDFPDWQFLTFDAAAPEEIPNLLKLCGRQLRPVDVMSLCGRVVSKPGYGTYAEACRLGVPVATIRRDDFAEGPVLVAGLQAHHFHQILSHEEFFSGHWHFLHAQPQPPQDPTPLDLNGNSTIATAVAYYLNNCSS from the coding sequence GTGGCTCGACCGACTCTCTACGTGGCAATCACAAATCATGGCTTTGGTCATGTGGCGCGGACAACGGCGCTGGTGAATGCTATTCGCCGCCAAGTACCTGATCTCTTGCCACTGATCGTGACGGCAGCTCCCTATTGGTTGTTGCAGGCAAATTTGGAGGGGGAGTTTATTCATCGTCCCCGTGCCCTTGATCTGGGGGTGGTACAGGCCGATAGTCTGCACATGGATTTGGCAGCAACCCGTGCCAAGCTCTTGGAACTTCAGGCGGCAGCCCCTGAGTTAATCCGTGCCGAGGCCGACTTTATTCGGCAAAATCAAGCACAGTTGGTGCTGGCGGATATTCCCCCTTTAGCGGGGGCGATCGCCCAGGCGGCGGGGGTGCCCTGTTGGATGGTGAGTAACTTTGGCTGGGATTTTATCTATCGTTCCTTTGGCGATGACTTTACTGAGATTGCGGATTGGGTAAGTGATCTGTATCGGCGGTGCGATCGCCTGTTTCAACTGCCCTTTGCAGAACCCCTCAATGCCTTTTCCCACAAAGAACCTGTGGGACTGACGGGTGCGGAGCCGCGTTTTGAACCAGAGGAGCTGCGGCAGCGCCTTGGCCTTGCTACCCCCCGCGATCGCACGGTTTTGTTGACCTTTGGTGGCTTGAGCTTGCAGGCCATTCCCTATGAAGCACTCAAGGATTTTCCCGATTGGCAATTCCTCACCTTTGATGCGGCTGCTCCCGAGGAAATACCGAATCTACTCAAGCTCTGTGGCCGTCAACTGCGCCCCGTGGATGTGATGTCCCTCTGTGGTCGGGTCGTCTCGAAGCCCGGCTATGGCACCTATGCGGAGGCCTGTCGCTTGGGGGTACCGGTGGCAACCATTCGCCGTGATGATTTTGCCGAAGGCCCCGTTTTGGTGGCGGGATTGCAGGCACATCATTTCCATCAAATTCTCAGCCATGAAGAGTTTTTTAGCGGCCACTGGCACTTTTTGCACGCACAACCGCAGCCGCCCCAAGATCCCACTCCCTTAGATCTCAATGGAAATTCTACGATCGCCACCGCTGTTGCCTATTATTTGAATAACTGTTCATCGTAG
- a CDS encoding orange carotenoid protein N-terminal domain-containing protein — protein sequence MTYTTDTRFTPSTLATAVQEVTTLFNCLSVDDKLGLLWFIYTETGRSITAAAPGTARLQLAEGLLNQVKALSFDDQLQFMRDLVANVDTPLTRAYGVFSPNTKLAFWYQLAELMKQGFVVPVPPGYTLSRDADRVFEAIKALDFGQQITVLRNAVVAMGVDPLAV from the coding sequence ATGACCTATACCACCGATACTCGTTTCACTCCCTCAACACTGGCCACAGCCGTTCAAGAGGTCACCACTCTTTTCAACTGCCTGAGTGTGGATGACAAACTAGGACTTCTGTGGTTCATCTACACCGAAACGGGTCGTTCGATTACAGCCGCCGCCCCCGGTACGGCTCGCCTACAACTAGCGGAAGGGCTGCTCAATCAGGTCAAAGCACTCAGTTTTGATGATCAACTTCAATTCATGCGGGACTTGGTGGCCAATGTGGACACCCCTCTCACCCGTGCCTACGGTGTCTTTAGCCCCAACACCAAGCTCGCCTTCTGGTATCAACTGGCAGAACTGATGAAACAGGGGTTTGTGGTACCTGTACCCCCCGGTTACACTCTGAGCCGCGATGCCGATCGCGTGTTTGAAGCGATCAAAGCCCTTGACTTTGGTCAACAGATTACCGTCCTGCGGAATGCGGTGGTCGCCATGGGTGTGGATCCGCTTGCCGTCTAA
- a CDS encoding nuclear transport factor 2 family protein, whose protein sequence is MTHLAQESPILGIDQPTLIAYFAALNDERYEDVAALFAEEGVLYPPFEDPVIGRGAIAHYLHLEAVGMQAEPLKGERLSTEGTERRYRLVGRAKLPLFSVNVAWQFGLNAEDQITFVKVDLLATLEELLSYQPLRQQR, encoded by the coding sequence ATGACCCATCTTGCTCAAGAGAGTCCCATTCTTGGCATTGATCAACCGACACTCATTGCCTATTTTGCGGCTCTCAATGACGAACGCTATGAAGACGTGGCTGCCCTGTTTGCTGAGGAGGGAGTTCTCTATCCCCCCTTTGAGGATCCGGTAATTGGCCGGGGGGCGATCGCCCACTATCTCCACCTCGAAGCTGTGGGTATGCAAGCAGAACCCCTTAAAGGAGAACGACTGAGCACAGAGGGCACAGAACGTCGCTACCGTCTCGTCGGCAGAGCCAAACTCCCCCTCTTTAGTGTGAATGTCGCTTGGCAATTTGGCCTCAATGCTGAGGATCAAATCACATTTGTCAAAGTGGATTTACTGGCAACCTTGGAAGAACTCCTCAGCTATCAGCCTCTGCGTCAGCAGCGCTAG
- the sixA gene encoding phosphohistidine phosphatase SixA encodes MTDLTVFFFRHGIAVEREVFEGSDSDRPLTAKGEKKTYQIARRLLDLGIEIELILSSPLVRARQTAEILLEVGVAPDLMISDLLAPSGSLQEWLHWLSHWRQEHEGALMAVGHEPNLSHWTELLICGKALGHIQLKKAGIIGLKVPATDPLGNSQLFWLTPPKFLLNGSGLT; translated from the coding sequence ATGACGGATTTAACAGTCTTTTTTTTTCGCCATGGCATCGCGGTGGAACGGGAGGTCTTTGAAGGTAGTGATAGCGATCGCCCCTTGACGGCCAAAGGCGAAAAGAAAACCTATCAGATCGCGCGGCGGTTACTCGATTTAGGCATTGAGATAGAACTCATTCTCTCCTCACCCCTCGTGCGGGCACGGCAAACGGCAGAAATTCTCCTTGAAGTGGGGGTTGCCCCCGATCTCATGATCTCTGACCTGCTGGCGCCGAGTGGCAGCTTGCAAGAATGGCTCCATTGGCTCAGCCACTGGCGTCAAGAACATGAGGGTGCCCTAATGGCGGTGGGTCATGAACCCAATCTCAGTCACTGGACAGAACTGCTCATCTGCGGCAAAGCCTTGGGACACATCCAACTCAAGAAAGCAGGCATCATTGGCCTCAAGGTGCCAGCAACCGATCCCCTTGGTAATAGCCAACTCTTTTGGCTGACGCCTCCCAAGTTTTTGCTTAATGGCAGTGGACTGACCTGA
- a CDS encoding DHH family phosphoesterase, translating into MQSPHSLELTDPIASDSSSTHPELNGNARVKSEASTTDLVKAQVRLSDPRAEALRQMLERHRGTRQLIILQDFPDPDALSSAWTYKLIAEQFEIQCDIAYAGALSHQENITLVRLTGMPLVRWAVQGTKNKDQRDCTCYQGYVLIDNQGTTSQLLPMVQEAGLPAIAIIDHHSLQEAIQAEFTDIRPTTRATATIFTQYLQAGLLTLDSSNPVHVKCATALMHGLRSDTDCLKQAKEEDFLAAAFLSRFIDYQLLNTILQSHRSKQVMDVIERSLKNRSIHNNFSISGVGYIRYEDRDAIPQAADFLVTEENVHTAVVYGLVHDEDEEVELIIGSLRTTKITLDPDEFIKEAFGKDGQGRFFGGGRSQAGGFEIPVGFLSGLNENPEYAKLKWSVYDTQIKQKLLHLVNPKNNVLHGTE; encoded by the coding sequence ATGCAATCTCCCCATTCACTAGAGTTAACTGACCCTATCGCCAGTGATTCGAGTTCCACTCACCCTGAACTGAATGGTAACGCACGGGTGAAATCGGAGGCGAGCACGACAGATTTGGTGAAGGCACAAGTTCGCTTGAGTGACCCTCGTGCCGAAGCGCTGCGGCAAATGCTGGAACGCCATCGCGGCACGCGGCAGTTGATTATTCTCCAAGATTTTCCTGACCCTGATGCCCTTTCTTCGGCATGGACCTATAAGCTGATTGCGGAGCAATTTGAGATTCAGTGCGATATTGCCTACGCCGGTGCCCTGAGCCATCAGGAAAACATTACCCTAGTGCGGTTGACGGGGATGCCTTTGGTACGCTGGGCGGTGCAAGGTACGAAAAATAAAGATCAGCGGGATTGTACCTGTTACCAAGGCTACGTCCTCATTGACAACCAAGGCACCACTAGCCAATTGCTGCCCATGGTGCAGGAGGCTGGCCTACCCGCGATCGCCATCATTGATCACCACAGTCTCCAAGAAGCCATTCAAGCCGAGTTTACCGACATTCGACCAACGACCCGCGCCACGGCTACCATCTTTACCCAATACCTGCAAGCGGGACTGCTCACCCTTGACAGCAGCAACCCGGTTCATGTGAAATGCGCCACGGCGCTGATGCATGGCCTGCGCTCCGACACTGACTGCCTTAAACAAGCCAAAGAAGAGGATTTTCTGGCAGCCGCTTTCCTGAGTCGTTTTATTGATTATCAACTGCTGAATACGATTTTGCAGTCCCACCGCTCAAAGCAGGTGATGGATGTGATCGAGCGATCGCTAAAAAACCGCTCCATTCACAACAATTTCTCAATTTCCGGCGTGGGTTATATCCGCTACGAAGACCGCGATGCCATTCCCCAAGCGGCGGATTTCCTCGTTACCGAAGAGAACGTCCACACTGCCGTTGTCTATGGCCTTGTCCACGACGAAGATGAGGAGGTGGAACTGATTATTGGTTCGCTGCGCACAACAAAAATTACCCTTGACCCGGATGAATTTATCAAAGAGGCCTTTGGTAAGGATGGGCAAGGACGGTTCTTTGGTGGTGGTCGCTCCCAAGCCGGCGGTTTTGAAATTCCGGTAGGCTTCCTGTCGGGTCTTAATGAGAATCCAGAATACGCTAAACTCAAGTGGAGCGTTTACGATACACAGATTAAGCAAAAGCTCCTCCATCTCGTTAATCCCAAGAACAATGTCCTCCACGGCACAGAGTAA
- a CDS encoding ChaN family lipoprotein yields MASPLGQRLRQWRSSHPWQPLAFTLAIALFLAGTHRVTAQQVWRGSESVPLQKAYEHWQQKHILYLAETHDSVADHQAQLLILQELQRRGRPLAIALEMIQRPFQAALDAYIAGEMTEMELLEQTQYAQRWGFPWSLYAPIFRFAKEQQIPLIALNTPTEVTRQVARQGLESLGEEDFRYIPPLRDIDLSNTAYRDRLQEIFVAAHQGVSHSMNFDFFYQAQVLWDETMAKVIAKYHQRHPDRLIVVLTGRGHVYFGDGIPQRVQRRLSPNLRQAIILLNPTAMEKAKPRIADWFWQNDPSL; encoded by the coding sequence TTGGCATCCCCCCTTGGACAGCGGTTGCGCCAGTGGCGATCGTCCCATCCTTGGCAACCTTTAGCCTTTACTCTAGCGATCGCCCTCTTTTTGGCAGGAACCCACAGGGTGACAGCGCAGCAGGTCTGGCGGGGCAGTGAATCTGTACCCTTGCAAAAAGCTTACGAGCACTGGCAGCAAAAGCACATCCTCTATTTGGCTGAAACCCACGATAGCGTGGCCGATCATCAGGCACAACTGCTTATTTTGCAGGAGTTGCAGCGGCGGGGGCGTCCGCTAGCGATCGCCCTTGAGATGATTCAGCGACCCTTTCAAGCCGCCCTCGATGCCTACATTGCCGGTGAAATGACCGAAATGGAATTGCTAGAGCAAACCCAATATGCCCAGCGCTGGGGCTTCCCTTGGTCACTGTATGCACCGATTTTTCGCTTTGCCAAGGAGCAGCAGATTCCCCTGATTGCCCTGAATACCCCCACTGAAGTGACCCGCCAAGTGGCACGCCAAGGCCTAGAGAGTTTAGGGGAAGAGGATTTTCGCTATATTCCGCCCCTCAGGGACATTGACTTGAGCAACACCGCCTATCGCGATCGCCTGCAGGAGATTTTTGTGGCTGCCCATCAAGGGGTGAGCCACAGTATGAATTTTGACTTCTTTTACCAAGCCCAAGTCCTTTGGGATGAAACAATGGCCAAAGTCATTGCTAAATATCATCAGCGGCATCCCGATCGCCTGATTGTGGTGTTAACAGGGCGGGGTCATGTTTATTTTGGCGATGGTATTCCCCAGCGGGTACAGCGACGACTCTCCCCCAACCTCCGCCAAGCCATTATCCTCCTCAATCCCACCGCGATGGAAAAAGCCAAACCCCGCATCGCTGACTGGTTCTGGCAAAATGATCCCTCTCTTTAA
- a CDS encoding response regulator transcription factor produces MTAKLLLVDDEPGVREAVTAYLEDSGFAVTAVANGQAALEYLETNVPDLIITDIMMPQMDGYAFLEAVRQQPHLSHIPVIFLTARGMKRDRIQGYDAGCDAYLAKPFDPDELVAIIKNLLRRQAAARDEAEPNLANLAQQIAELRAMLVQQGKRNPTAPPIQLDLTPREASVLQLVVKGLMNKEIASQLNTSVRNIEKYVSRLFVKTGTSSRTELVRFALEHGLAD; encoded by the coding sequence ATGACAGCAAAATTATTGCTGGTGGATGATGAACCGGGGGTACGTGAAGCGGTAACGGCCTATTTAGAGGACAGTGGCTTTGCAGTGACAGCGGTGGCCAATGGTCAAGCGGCTCTGGAATACCTAGAAACCAATGTGCCCGACCTGATCATTACGGATATTATGATGCCGCAGATGGATGGCTACGCCTTTTTGGAAGCGGTGCGCCAACAGCCCCATCTCAGCCATATTCCCGTGATCTTCCTCACAGCGCGGGGCATGAAGCGCGATCGCATCCAGGGCTATGATGCTGGCTGTGATGCTTACCTCGCCAAACCCTTTGACCCCGATGAATTGGTGGCCATTATTAAAAATTTGCTGCGGCGCCAAGCGGCTGCGCGTGATGAGGCGGAACCCAATCTTGCCAATCTAGCCCAACAAATTGCTGAACTGCGGGCAATGCTCGTCCAACAGGGCAAACGTAACCCCACTGCCCCCCCAATTCAACTGGATCTCACCCCCCGTGAAGCCAGTGTTCTGCAACTGGTGGTCAAGGGTCTGATGAATAAGGAAATTGCTAGCCAACTGAATACCAGTGTCCGCAACATTGAAAAGTACGTCAGTCGCCTCTTTGTGAAAACAGGTACCAGTAGTCGCACAGAACTCGTACGCTTTGCCCTTGAACATGGCTTGGCTGATTAG